From a region of the Vibrio mimicus genome:
- a CDS encoding IS3 family transposase (programmed frameshift) gives MAKKKGPNFSPEFRLETAQLVLDQGYSQKEAAQAMGVGYSTIGKWVNQLREERSGKSPKAMPMTPEQIEIRELKKRIERLELEKEVLKKGYRSVDVGLHEHFSLIEKLNKSHRARYPVAWLCEVFGVQRSSYRYWLSRESQICPETVCLHSAIRQIHRESNGSAGARTIADIATARGFALSRYRAGRLMKKLELVSCQQPKHAYKKANQEHVDIPNRLDRQFDVVAPNQVWCGDVTYVWTGTRWAYLAVVLDLFARKPVGWALSHSPDSELTKQALSMAFEQRGRPKGVMFHSDQGSHYTSRSFRQLLWRYQITQSLSRRGNCWDNSPMERFFRSLKTEWIPEIGYRNFTEAKLAITQYILGYYSNIRPHHYNGGLSPNESERRYWLNYKPVASFT, from the exons ATGGCAAAGAAAAAAGGTCCGAATTTTAGCCCTGAGTTCCGGTTGGAAACGGCTCAGTTAGTGCTTGACCAAGGCTACTCCCAAAAAGAGGCTGCTCAGGCAATGGGCGTGGGGTATTCCACGATTGGCAAGTGGGTAAATCAACTTCGCGAAGAACGGTCTGGCAAGTCCCCCAAGGCTATGCCCATGACTCCTGAGCAGATTGAAATCCGTGAACTGAAGAAGCGCATAGAACGGCTTGAATTAGAAAAGGAAGTTCTAAAAAAGG GCTACCGCTCTGTTGATGTCGGACTCCATGAACACTTCTCGCTGATTGAGAAACTCAACAAGAGCCACCGGGCAAGATACCCGGTCGCCTGGCTGTGCGAGGTGTTTGGCGTCCAGCGCAGCAGCTACAGGTATTGGTTAAGCCGGGAGTCGCAGATATGCCCAGAGACGGTGTGTTTGCACAGTGCAATCCGACAAATCCACCGAGAGAGCAATGGCTCTGCCGGGGCCAGAACCATTGCCGACATCGCGACCGCTCGGGGTTTTGCATTAAGCCGTTACCGTGCGGGTCGGTTAATGAAAAAGCTGGAATTGGTCAGTTGCCAACAACCAAAGCATGCTTATAAGAAAGCCAATCAAGAACATGTAGACATCCCGAATCGGTTGGACCGCCAATTTGACGTGGTTGCGCCCAATCAGGTGTGGTGCGGCGATGTGACGTATGTTTGGACAGGCACTCGCTGGGCTTATTTGGCTGTGGTGCTGGATTTATTTGCGCGCAAACCAGTGGGTTGGGCACTGTCACACTCACCGGACAGTGAGTTGACCAAGCAGGCATTGAGTATGGCATTTGAGCAACGTGGCAGGCCTAAAGGCGTGATGTTCCACAGTGACCAAGGGAGTCACTACACCAGCCGAAGTTTCCGACAATTGCTGTGGCGTTACCAGATAACCCAGAGCCTGAGTCGCAGAGGAAATTGCTGGGATAACAGTCCTATGGAGCGATTTTTCAGGAGTTTAAAAACGGAATGGATACCGGAAATCGGCTATCGGAATTTTACCGAGGCCAAGCTGGCAATCACCCAATATATCCTGGGGTATTACAGCAACATCAGACCACATCATTACAACGGTGGCTTGAGCCCAAATGAGTCAGAGAGAAGATACTGGCTTAACTATAAACCCGTGGCCAGTTTTACTTGA